Genomic window (Desulforapulum autotrophicum HRM2):
AAGCCCCAGGGAGATTTCGAACTGAACACCCCTGTTTCGGCGATTTCGATTGCAGATGTTCCGGGGGCTGACGGCGGGAAAGCGGCTGAATGCGTTTGCATTGAAGCCTGCTTTGACGAGTTGCCGTTCCAGGTTCGCCAAAAGGGCTCTGTCCCGGCCGCCCAGAAAAATTATTTTTTCATTTTCCCGGCACCCGTGGATGGTTATAAGGGTCTGGGCCTGTTGGGCAATGGCGACTGCCCGTGGTTCGTCAAAATTGCAGCTCGTGATGTGCAGCACCTGGTTGCCGCTGGGTTTGATGCCGCTGAAGGTGTAAAAGGTATGGTCGCCTGCTGCAATTGCCTCGGCAATTTCAGTGGTTCCCGGTTCAATTCCCCCGCCATGGGGGGCCATGACGGCTGTCAAGGTTTTCCCCTGGTGGATACGAATGCGGTAATCCTTTCCCTCTACCTGGTCTTGGCTTAATTTTTCATAGGAGTTGTATTTTTCCATGGCTCACAATATGATAAGATTTTGTCTTGAGTTGATGGGCATTTGCAATGTTTCTGTGGATAGTTCATATAAAAATGGAGGATAGCATGGAAAAACGTTTCATGACAGCCAAAGATGGATTCAAGATAACAGTGGAGGTGGTTCCCCCGGCAGGTTTTGATCCAGAGCCCCTGCTGGAACAGCTTGTCTCCATTTCAGGCCTTGGATTTGACGGATTCAGCGTTGCCACCAATCCCGTTGCAAAGCCGTGCATGTGTGCCATGGCCATGTGTTCGCTCATCCAGGGACGCACGGGTAAACCCAGCATTCTCCACTGCACAACCCGGGATCATAACCGTCTCAGCCTCCAGGGCCAGCTGTGGGGGGCAAAGGCCCTTGGCATTGATACCGTACTGGCTGCCACCGGAGACATGGTAGCTAAAAAGGAGAGGAAGATAACCTCCACGGTTTCCGACCTTAACGTTTTTCAGCTGGCCGCCATGGCCGTTCAGTCCGGCATGGACACCGGGGTTGTATTTGACAGCCATCCTGAAATCAACGGGTTTGACCTGGCCGTTGACAGGCTCAGGAAAAAGGTTGACGCAGGCGCCGGGTTTGTGGTGACCCAGCCTGTGTATGACAGGGCTTCTGCCGAGCGCATTGCCGTTGCAACCCAAGGGCTGGGCATTCCGGTCATTCTGGGGATCCTTCCCCTGAGGACCTTGAAACATGCCGTTTTCCTCCATGATCGGGTGGCCGGAATTGCCGTGCCTGAATCGGTTCGTTCTGCCATGGCCTTGGCTGAAGATACCGTGGCTGAAGGGGCTTCCAATGCCTCAAAAATGCTCACCATTGCCAGGGAATCCTTTGCTGGCGCCTGTGTCATGCCGCCCTTTAACCATTATGAGGTGCTCCATTCGATCATCGGATAGGGGGAGGGGAATAATAATTAGATGTTCATGGACCAGGTGGTAGTGGCCATGGCCGGGCATTCGGTTTTGTTCATGGTCATGTCCGGCGTTTCCCTTGTGACCTTTTTCGGATCCCTTGTGGCGGTGCCATGGATTATCGGCAAAATGCCGGCCGATTATTTCATTCGGAGCAGACCGCGCCATGTCAGCCTGTTGATGCTGGTCGTAAGAAATGGCCTGGGGTTTGTTTTTGTGGCGGCTGGCATGGTCATGCTGGTCACCCCGGGACAGGGCCTGTTGACAATTCTTGTCGGGCTTCTTATCATGAGTTTTCCAGGAAAGAGACGCCTTCAACGTCGACTCTTAATGGTGAAAGGCTTGAGAAAGGCATTGGACTGGGTCAGGCGAAGACAGGGGCGCCCTCCCATGATGTTTGATCGTCCTGACAAAACTGATTTTTAGAAACACCTGGAGATATGTCAAAAAAATATAGATTCGTACTGTACAATATCCGGTATGGCACAGGTTCAGGGTGGCGGTTTCACACGCCGTTTCCCTATAGGGGTTACACCCGCAGGACAGACCGTCATTTTGGTTCAATTACCGATTTCATTGAATCCCTTGATCCGGATATTGTGGGACTCATTGAGGTGGACGGCGGTTCCAGACGATCCCGGGGGGTTAACCAGGCGAGTCAGCTTGCCGGTGTCCTCGGCCACTCTTTTCTGTTTGAGAGCAAGTATACCCGACCCCTTTTTTCAAAACATCTGCCCATTGTAAGATGGCAGGGCAATGCCTTTCTTTCAAAGAACGGTATCCTGAGTCAAAAATTTCTGTATTTTGACCAGGGCGTGAAGCGTCTTGTCATGGAGGTGGAACTCGATACCTGTGTGGTGTTCCTGGTTCATCTTTCCATCAAATACGCCCACAGGCAGAATCAACTCAGGGAGCTCCAGGTGCTCATCCATGGCCAGAAAAAACCAGTGATTGTGGCCGGCGATTTTAACAGCTTCCTGGGGCAGAGGGAACTTGCCCCCTTTCTTGAGGCCACCAGCCTTAAAAGTGCCAATACCGGCAGGCTTAGAACCTTTCCCAGCAGGGTGCCGCGGATGGAGCTTGATTTCATCCTCCACAGCCCCGAAATCATCATCCATGACCTTGATGTGCCCAGGGTCAGGCTGTCGGATCATCTGCCGTTAATTTGTGATTTCTCCCTGAAAGATCAGGCATAGACATATGGCCGACTGGAGAGCTGTGCTGCTCGTCCTGCTGTATGTGTATATTTTTATTACCATTTTTTATCTGCTGCTGGACAACAGGGAAACGGCAACCACCCTTTCCTGGCTTCTGGTGTTTCTGGTTTTTCCTTTTGTGGGTATTGTGTTTTACTTTCTGTTTGGTCGGGGGATGCGCAAAAAGGTTCGGAAAACCCTGTTGCGACAGAATCTTGAAGGTCGTCTTGCCGGGCAGGGACGGGCCATGGTCGAGCGGCAGAAATGGGTGATGGATGTGCTGTTGGGCCGGTATGTCACTCCTGTGGAAAAAAAAATAATCCGCCTGATGTATAGAAATTCCGATTCGATCCTCTCCTCGAAAAATAAGGTTCAGGTTTTTTTTAACGGCCGGGATAAATTCGATCAACTCCTGGAAGACCTGGAAAAGGCCCAAAGGTATATCCACATGGAATACTTTATCTGGAAAAACGATTATCTTTCCCAAAAGGTGGTCCAGGTACTCGAAGAACGGGTAGCCCAGGGGGTTGAGGTGCGTATCCTCTATGATGTTATCGGAAATTACCTTAACAGCAGGTACCGTCGGAAACTCAGGGCCATGGGAATAAAAATTTACCCCTATTTTAATTTTGCGTCCCCCTTGCGGATTCATACGTTGAATTACCGGAATCATCGAAAAATAGTGGTCATTGATGGGACCACCGGCTATCTTGGTGGGATGAACATGGGCGAAGAATATATTGACGGGGGCAGACGATTTCCCCACTGGCGGGACACCCACTTGAGGATACAGGGGGAGGCTGTGGCGGTCCTTCAGGAGGTATTCAACGTCAGCTGGTTTAACACGACCCGGGAAGAGCTCACCATGGAGAGCGATACCGCCTTTGACACCATGGAGGGAGAGCCGGTCCATGTTCAGATTACAACCTCAGGTCCGGATTCCGCATGGGAGTCGATCCAGCAGCTCTATTTTTTGCTCATCTCTTCAGCCGAGCATTCCATATACATCCATACGCCCTATTTTATTCCAGATGCCAGCATTGTCATGGCACTTCAAACAGCCGCCCTGGGCGGTATTGACGTGAGGATAATTTTGACGGGCCTGCTTGACAAACGACTTCCCTACTGGGCAGCCCTGACTTTTATCGGGGATCTTCTTACGGCCGGGGTTCGGTTTTTTTATTACACCCGGGGGTTCATGCACGCCAAAACCATTGTGGTGGATGACAAGTGCTGTTCAGTTGGAACGGCCAATATGGACATCCGCAGTTTTCAGCTCAACTATGAGATTAATGCGCTGATGTATGATGAAATATTGGCGGGCAAGATCGTTGCAATGTTCCACCAGGACCTTGAGTTCTGCCGGGAGTTCACCCGGGCAGATTACGACAAGATCAGCCGACCCAGCCAGTTGAGAAACTCCCTGGCACGTCTGTTTGCACCTCTTTTGTAATGTTTATAGCCCTTTAGTTGCCCTGCCAGATTGGAAATCGCCCCTTTTCTTGACTTTCCAACAAGGTTCTGGGTAGAGAATTATCATCATCAGGGATTGATCCGTAACGGACTGATAATATTAAGGAGGGTAGATGCACAGATTCAATACGATCAGGGCTAAACAGATGGCTGGATTCATGGTGATTGCATTTATTACGGCCTTTGTCAGCCTTGTCAGTTACAGCGGCATGAAAAACCTGGGAGACAAGTTCAGGGTTGTTATTGAATCCTCACCCCTCATAGCGTCCTGCCTGAATATGAAGCTTACCGTTGCCCAGGATACCATTGTTGTCATGAAAATGATGGCAGCCCTTGATACCGATGAGCTTGATGCCATGTGGAAGGAGCATGAGGCCAATTTCGCGCGGTTTGATCTTTATAAAAATGCCATTCTCCAGGGGGCTGAATTAGAAACAGGAATTATTTTTCCGGCAACAGATACGGGGTTGCGTACCATTGTGACTGAGGCAGGGGTGTTCCATGAACAAAATTTTCGTTCCGGATTTAAGGTGGCCTATGAACAGATGTTGAAGCAGTTATCGGCAGAACCCTATGATTATGAACTGCTCGATACCATTGACGAACGAATTATCGCCATGGGAGAGACACTTTCCGGGCAGTTGGATCAGGTTATCACCACGGCCCGGAAGGTGATTTATAGGGCTGAAAGGGGGGCTGAAAAGGAAAGGGCCAGGGCCGCGACGTTGTTGCTGGCTGCAACCCTTGGAGGAATAGCTGTTGCTTTTTTTCTTGGTCTCATTATTTCGGGAAAGGTTTCAGGTCCCGTGAAAAAAGCTGCTCAGTTTACTCAGACCATTGCCGGGGGTGATCTTACAAATGTTCTTGAAATCAGGCAGAAAGATGAGATCGGTGACATGGCTGCTGCCATGAACCATATGGTAGCTGGCCTTTCCGGTATTTTCAAGGATATTTCAACAGGGGTATTCACCCTGAATGAAACCGTTTCAAATCTCTCTATTATTTCCGATAGACTCAAGATTGGTGCGGAAGATCTATCCAAAAAATCCGAGTCCGTGGCAACTGGATCAAGAATCATGAACGAGGGTATTTCGTCCATTTCATCGTGTGCAACACAGTCTTCCACCAACCTTTCCATCCTTACTGCCGCCATGGCGGAGATGGACGCCACGGTCAATGAGATTGCAAAAAATACAGGGAAAGCAAGAACGATTACCCGGTCCGCCGTGGAAGCGGCTGAAAGTGCCTCTTTGAAGATTCATGCCCTTGGCACCGAGGCAGAGGAAATAGGGCAGGTGACCGAGGTGATTTCCGAGATTTCCGGTCAGACCAACCTTTTGGCCCTGAATGCCACCATTGAGGCGGCCCGTGCAGGGTCTGCCGGTAAGGGTTTTGCCGTGGTGGCAACCGAAATTAAGGCCCTGGCCGGGCAGACGGATGCGGCGGCCCGTGACATTGCGGAAAAAATCACCAGAATTCAACAATCAACAAGGGGAGGAGTCACGGAAATAGGAGAGATCTCCAATGTGATCAGGGAGGTGGATGAGATTGTATCGGCGATTTCCGATGCCATTGAGGAGCAGACCGTTACCTCAAGCCAGATTGCACAGAATATTGCCGAAGCTGTCCAGAGTGTCAATGACACCAACAAAACCATTACAGAGTCTTCCCGGACTTCTGCCCGGATGGCAGTGGATGTTGCCGGCGTAAACGTGAATGTTCAGGATGTCACAAACAGCAGTCGTCAGGTCAGTGACAATGCAATGAAACTCACCGATTTCGCAGCCGGTCTTACGGAGATGTTAAGCCGGTTCAAGGTTTAATCCGGCGTATCAGTCCTTCCTGGGCCACCGTGGCAACAAGGTGTCCGTCCCGGGTGAACACCTTGCCGATGTTCATTCCCCGCCCCTTGCAGGCACTGGGGCTCTTCATCACGTAGAGGAGCCAGTCGTCCATCCTGAATGATCTGTGGAACCATATGGCGTGATCAAGGCTTGCCACCTGCATGTCCGTTGTCCAGAATGACTTTCCATGGGGGTAGAGTGAGGTTGATACCAGGTGGAAATCCGAGGCATAGGCCAGCATGTACCGGTGGGTTGCAATGTCTTCGGGCATGGTTGAGATGGCCCTGAACCAGACAAATTTCTCCGGGGGCATGATCTTGGGATCAAAGGGGTTCACGGGATTGACCACCCTGATTTCTATGGGTTTTTCACAAAGCAACCGGTCAAACAGTCTGGGCGGCGATGTTTTGGCCAGCCGTTTGGCCATTTCAAGCTCAGGCTCTATTCCGTCGGGTCCTGGAATATCGGGCATGGTCTCCTGGTGGTCAAAGCCTGCTTCTTCCTTGTGAAAAGAGGCGGACATGGAGAAAATGGCCCGCCCGTTTTGAACGGCCACCACCCTTCGTGTGGTAAAGCTTTTTCCGTCCCTGATGCAGTCCACCGTATAAACAATGGGTTTTGTGGCATCCCCGGGCCGCATGAAATACCCATGCATGCTGTGGGCCTGGAAAAGAGGATCAACGGTTTTTGAGGCCGCTGAAAGGGATTGGCCAAGTACCTGGCCCCCAAAGACATTGCCAAATCCAAGATCCTGGCTCTGCCCACGAAATATGTTTTGTTCAATGGGTTCGAGATCAAGCAGAGTCAGAAGTTCGTCGAGCACGTTTCCCTGGGAGCATTCATTCATTAGAGTTCCTTTGTCCGGGGAGGGTTTATTTTGTTTCCCCTGTTGTGAAAAAATGATAATGAGCTGGGTAATCAACCAAGGTATTTGTGGCTTCCCCAAAAAAATTTAAACATACCACCGTTGCAGATTCCATATCAAGCTGAAAATTTTCATTGACATTGAGCCTTAAAATTCCGGATAGTGGTACAAGATGTAACGTCTCCATTAAATCAACAGTAAAGGAGAGGCTTATGTCAAAGAAAAAGCATCTATATTCAGAAGAGACCCACATTGTCCACGGCATTGAACATTCCCACACCACAACCATGGACCTGGTACCTCCCATCCACATGACATCCACCTTCAGGTTCGAGGATTCAGACCATGGGGCAGGGGTGTTTGACGGAAGTGCAGGGGGATACGTTTATACCCGGATAGGAAATCCAACCGTGGATCTTTTTCAGGAAAAACTGGCCCTTTTAGAGGGGGGTGAGGCCGCCGTTGCAACGGCGTCCGGCATGGCAGCCATTGCAGGGACCGCCATGGCCCTGGCAGGCCCGGGTGATAATTTTGTCGCCTGCAACGCTGTATATGGTGGCACCTTTGCCCTTTTCAACAATCATCTGCGGACCTATCACATGGAGCCACGGTTCATAGCCCCCTGTAACGCCAACACCCTGGGCCGGGTCGATGCTCTTATTGACAGGCAGACTCGTTTTTTGTTCATGGAGACGCCGGCCAATCCGACCCTTGACGTGATCAATATTGAGCTGTGGGCCTACCTTGCCGATCAGCACGGCATTCCCCTTGTGGTGGACAATACCTTTGCAAGCCCCTATCTTCAGAAGCCCCTTGCCCTGGGAGCCGAGATTGTGGTTCATTCGGCTACCAAATATCTTGGGGGCCACGGCGACATCATCGGTGGGATTGTTGTGGGGGGAAAAAAGTGGATCCAGCAGATTAAAGCAGACTACATGGACCATTTCGGGCCGAGCATGAGCCCGTTTAATGCCTGGCTGATTTTAAGGGGTTTGAAAACCCTTGCCATTCGAATGGACCGCCACAGCACCACCGCCTTAAAGGTGGCATCCTGGCTTGAAAAACATCCCCGGATTAACCGGGTGTACTATCCGGGGCTTGCCTCCCATCCCGAACATCTGCTTGCAAAAAAACAGATGAAACAGTTCAGCGGCATCCTGGGATTTGATCTAAAAGGGGGACTTGAGGCGGGAAAAATCGTTATGGACAATGTGAACCTGTGCACTCTTGCCGTGAGTCTCGGGGACTGTGAAACCCTGATTCAGCATCCGGCCACAATGACCCACGCCACTTATTCCAACGAAGAACTCAAGGCGGCCGGCATTAGCCCAGGCCTGGTTCGCATCAGCATCGGTCTTGAACACCCCGATGATATTATGAACGATCTTGAAACGGCATTTTCCCTGATAGGGCCATGACCTGATAGAATCATGACCCAGATAGCCATAGCCTGATCGTTTAAACAATAAAGAACGGAGGGATCCAAAATGGTTGTTTCTGAAGTTATTGACAGCCATGGGAATAAAGCACCATCCGGTCGAGTCTGGCCGGACTGGTTTCCACTTCTCAAGGCTTTTCGCAATTGCGACAAGAAAAAAACAGTATGGCAGTTAATCTCAACGATTATCCCCTATTTCTCGTTGTGGTATTTGATGATTCAATCCATTCAACAGGGGTATTCTTATCTGTTGACCCTGGCCCTGGGTGTTGTTGCTGCAGGGTTTCTGGTTCGGATTTTTATTTTGTTCCACGACTGTGTCCATGGATCTTTTTTTGCCTCAAAGGGGGCCAATACTTTTTGGGGGCATTTTCTGGGGGTCTTGGTGTTCACCGCCTATGAAGACTGGCGTTACAGCCATCTTCGTCACCATGGAACTTGTGCAAATCTGGATGCCCGGGGGCTTGGCGATATCTGGACCATGACCGTCAGGGAATATGAATCTGCATCCACCCTTGTTCGGCTCCAGTACAGGATTTACCGCAATCCCCTTGTGCTGATGGTGGCTGGTTCTCTGTTGAGTTTTCTTGTGGGCAACAGGTTTCCCACCCGGGGGGGAGGGGCCAGAGCGCTCAGGAGCGTTATTCTGACCGATCTTCTTATCCTTGCCGTGGGGGGTGGGGCCTGGGCGGTGATGGGCTGGAAAACCTATCTCATGATCCAGATCCCCGTGCTGTGGATTGCCGGAATAGGCGGTATCTGGCTGTTTTACGTCCAGCACCAGTTCAAGGGAAATTACTGGGCCCGGAAGCGAGATTGGACGCCTCTGGATGCGGCCATGCAGGGGAGTTCATTCTATAAATTACCGGCAATCTTGAACTGGTTGTCAGGCAGCATCGGGTATCACCATATTCATCACCTGAGTCCCAGAATTCCAAACTATAACCTGAAGCAATGCTATGGTTCTGTTCCTGCCCTGCAGGCTAAAGAGCCGATAACCATGATGAAAAGTCTTGCCTGCCTCCGGGTTAAACTCTGGGATGAGGAGGGCAAAGACATGGTTGCATTTAATTGATCAGGGACAGATCAATTATCTGTCCCCTTTCATTTGTTTAACTTATCTTTTGTGGCATTCGTTGCAGCGTATGGGGCCGAATTTCTTACCTTCAGCCTTGTACGCCTTGTGACAGGCGATGCATGTGTCGTTCATGACCTGTTTCCGTTTCAAGGTCTTCTGGGTTTTCATTTTTTTAATGACCCCAAGTTCCTTGGGAAAAACGTCATGGCAGGCCTTGCAGTCGCCCAGGGTCTCCTGGTGAAGTTTGTGGGGGAAATCAATCTCTCCCTTGCCACCGCCGTCCAGGGCAAATTTATCAGCTCCCATGGTGTTTGCAGTAACCCCGA
Coding sequences:
- a CDS encoding poly-gamma-glutamate hydrolase family protein: MEKYNSYEKLSQDQVEGKDYRIRIHQGKTLTAVMAPHGGGIEPGTTEIAEAIAAGDHTFYTFSGIKPSGNQVLHITSCNFDEPRAVAIAQQAQTLITIHGCRENEKIIFLGGRDRALLANLERQLVKAGFNANAFSRFPAVSPRNICNRNRRNRGVQFEISLGLRRTMFKKISRLFRKKTTPVFDLFVRTIRTCLNHHQDHHLYLSAPANHNPEKAISAKVKPIH
- a CDS encoding methylenetetrahydrofolate reductase, whose product is MEKRFMTAKDGFKITVEVVPPAGFDPEPLLEQLVSISGLGFDGFSVATNPVAKPCMCAMAMCSLIQGRTGKPSILHCTTRDHNRLSLQGQLWGAKALGIDTVLAATGDMVAKKERKITSTVSDLNVFQLAAMAVQSGMDTGVVFDSHPEINGFDLAVDRLRKKVDAGAGFVVTQPVYDRASAERIAVATQGLGIPVILGILPLRTLKHAVFLHDRVAGIAVPESVRSAMALAEDTVAEGASNASKMLTIARESFAGACVMPPFNHYEVLHSIIG
- the cls gene encoding cardiolipin synthase, with the protein product MADWRAVLLVLLYVYIFITIFYLLLDNRETATTLSWLLVFLVFPFVGIVFYFLFGRGMRKKVRKTLLRQNLEGRLAGQGRAMVERQKWVMDVLLGRYVTPVEKKIIRLMYRNSDSILSSKNKVQVFFNGRDKFDQLLEDLEKAQRYIHMEYFIWKNDYLSQKVVQVLEERVAQGVEVRILYDVIGNYLNSRYRRKLRAMGIKIYPYFNFASPLRIHTLNYRNHRKIVVIDGTTGYLGGMNMGEEYIDGGRRFPHWRDTHLRIQGEAVAVLQEVFNVSWFNTTREELTMESDTAFDTMEGEPVHVQITTSGPDSAWESIQQLYFLLISSAEHSIYIHTPYFIPDASIVMALQTAALGGIDVRIILTGLLDKRLPYWAALTFIGDLLTAGVRFFYYTRGFMHAKTIVVDDKCCSVGTANMDIRSFQLNYEINALMYDEILAGKIVAMFHQDLEFCREFTRADYDKISRPSQLRNSLARLFAPLL
- a CDS encoding methyl-accepting chemotaxis protein, translated to MHRFNTIRAKQMAGFMVIAFITAFVSLVSYSGMKNLGDKFRVVIESSPLIASCLNMKLTVAQDTIVVMKMMAALDTDELDAMWKEHEANFARFDLYKNAILQGAELETGIIFPATDTGLRTIVTEAGVFHEQNFRSGFKVAYEQMLKQLSAEPYDYELLDTIDERIIAMGETLSGQLDQVITTARKVIYRAERGAEKERARAATLLLAATLGGIAVAFFLGLIISGKVSGPVKKAAQFTQTIAGGDLTNVLEIRQKDEIGDMAAAMNHMVAGLSGIFKDISTGVFTLNETVSNLSIISDRLKIGAEDLSKKSESVATGSRIMNEGISSISSCATQSSTNLSILTAAMAEMDATVNEIAKNTGKARTITRSAVEAAESASLKIHALGTEAEEIGQVTEVISEISGQTNLLALNATIEAARAGSAGKGFAVVATEIKALAGQTDAAARDIAEKITRIQQSTRGGVTEIGEISNVIREVDEIVSAISDAIEEQTVTSSQIAQNIAEAVQSVNDTNKTITESSRTSARMAVDVAGVNVNVQDVTNSSRQVSDNAMKLTDFAAGLTEMLSRFKV
- the tesB gene encoding acyl-CoA thioesterase II, which encodes MNECSQGNVLDELLTLLDLEPIEQNIFRGQSQDLGFGNVFGGQVLGQSLSAASKTVDPLFQAHSMHGYFMRPGDATKPIVYTVDCIRDGKSFTTRRVVAVQNGRAIFSMSASFHKEEAGFDHQETMPDIPGPDGIEPELEMAKRLAKTSPPRLFDRLLCEKPIEIRVVNPVNPFDPKIMPPEKFVWFRAISTMPEDIATHRYMLAYASDFHLVSTSLYPHGKSFWTTDMQVASLDHAIWFHRSFRMDDWLLYVMKSPSACKGRGMNIGKVFTRDGHLVATVAQEGLIRRIKP
- a CDS encoding endonuclease/exonuclease/phosphatase family protein; protein product: MSKKYRFVLYNIRYGTGSGWRFHTPFPYRGYTRRTDRHFGSITDFIESLDPDIVGLIEVDGGSRRSRGVNQASQLAGVLGHSFLFESKYTRPLFSKHLPIVRWQGNAFLSKNGILSQKFLYFDQGVKRLVMEVELDTCVVFLVHLSIKYAHRQNQLRELQVLIHGQKKPVIVAGDFNSFLGQRELAPFLEATSLKSANTGRLRTFPSRVPRMELDFILHSPEIIIHDLDVPRVRLSDHLPLICDFSLKDQA
- a CDS encoding PGPGW domain-containing protein; translated protein: MFMDQVVVAMAGHSVLFMVMSGVSLVTFFGSLVAVPWIIGKMPADYFIRSRPRHVSLLMLVVRNGLGFVFVAAGMVMLVTPGQGLLTILVGLLIMSFPGKRRLQRRLLMVKGLRKALDWVRRRQGRPPMMFDRPDKTDF
- a CDS encoding fatty acid desaturase — translated: MVVSEVIDSHGNKAPSGRVWPDWFPLLKAFRNCDKKKTVWQLISTIIPYFSLWYLMIQSIQQGYSYLLTLALGVVAAGFLVRIFILFHDCVHGSFFASKGANTFWGHFLGVLVFTAYEDWRYSHLRHHGTCANLDARGLGDIWTMTVREYESASTLVRLQYRIYRNPLVLMVAGSLLSFLVGNRFPTRGGGARALRSVILTDLLILAVGGGAWAVMGWKTYLMIQIPVLWIAGIGGIWLFYVQHQFKGNYWARKRDWTPLDAAMQGSSFYKLPAILNWLSGSIGYHHIHHLSPRIPNYNLKQCYGSVPALQAKEPITMMKSLACLRVKLWDEEGKDMVAFN
- a CDS encoding cytochrome c3 family protein; translation: MKIVKIVIMGLAMVVSIAVIGVTANTMGADKFALDGGGKGEIDFPHKLHQETLGDCKACHDVFPKELGVIKKMKTQKTLKRKQVMNDTCIACHKAYKAEGKKFGPIRCNECHKR
- a CDS encoding trans-sulfuration enzyme family protein, with amino-acid sequence MSKKKHLYSEETHIVHGIEHSHTTTMDLVPPIHMTSTFRFEDSDHGAGVFDGSAGGYVYTRIGNPTVDLFQEKLALLEGGEAAVATASGMAAIAGTAMALAGPGDNFVACNAVYGGTFALFNNHLRTYHMEPRFIAPCNANTLGRVDALIDRQTRFLFMETPANPTLDVINIELWAYLADQHGIPLVVDNTFASPYLQKPLALGAEIVVHSATKYLGGHGDIIGGIVVGGKKWIQQIKADYMDHFGPSMSPFNAWLILRGLKTLAIRMDRHSTTALKVASWLEKHPRINRVYYPGLASHPEHLLAKKQMKQFSGILGFDLKGGLEAGKIVMDNVNLCTLAVSLGDCETLIQHPATMTHATYSNEELKAAGISPGLVRISIGLEHPDDIMNDLETAFSLIGP